DNA sequence from the Melitaea cinxia chromosome 25, ilMelCinx1.1, whole genome shotgun sequence genome:
tttaattcaaTTTTCAATCAATTTTCACTACATTTCGATTACTACTGGCGATCGTTTAGGGGCTAAAATCTCTTCGTTTTATGAAAACAGCGAGTCATCTTTCATCAGTCGTTCGACATGCAATAGAACGGGCTACGTTtcgggtctctctcaaagataggattagaaattagAGTATCCACGAGCggaggaccgatggccgttggagcagatatgtcctggagtggagactgtTTGTTGGCAAACGCTACGTGGGACGTGCTCCGGCccactggaccgacgatctacgtaagattaccggtggaggctggatgaggactgcggaCAAtcaggatgtctggcgcgaacttggagaggccaatgtccagcagtggactgccatagcacgaatgactgactgactgagtcATCTTTGTCACATAGTCACGCCACTTGACCGATTagctttttttaagtaaaatatttttattttcttaacgttatatgcaataaaatgtgaacataaataaataaatcgtagGCAACTGAAATTAGTGTGAAAAACATAATCACAATAAAAGGTGGGTatgtagttataattttttcattattttaggAAACAAAATCACAGCAGTTACAACAAAACTATCAGACCATATACGAAAAATACCAAAAAGGCGATCGAAAGTTGAAAATGAACTTGTATTTATAGCAGAAAACATACCAGCTCTAGGGTACAGATCGTACTTCGTAGAAGAAGTGAAAGTTAATCGCAGAAAGAAATCACTTATAAAGAAGATAAACAAGAACAGTCAAAAGAAATACTTCATAAGACAAACATCAAAAGATAATCTCACTTATTTCAATGATGATGAGAATTATGAAGATTATGATTATTCTAAAACAGAAAATAACGTTATATTAGGAGATATGAGTGATGTCAAAGTTACTGAACATTATATGATAACTCCTACACCTACAAGAAGTGctcaaacaacaaaaaattatgatataacAACACTTAGTGAAAATGTTCAAGAAGTTACAAATGCTAATGATTTTATTGATGATAAAACAGGAGATAGTGATTCAATGAAATATGACTTGGACGAAGATTCGTATTATTCCATAGAAtctaatgataattttattaacaataaggTAACTATGTATTTAggatattacaattttttgacgAACAGAATTCTGTCCCATTTTCATCAACAATCAGCGCTttctttattatacttattatattttctttataataattaattcaagtattctctaaatatacatttgaaTCGTCACCAAAATTACATGATTGGATtcttaaaaatgtattgttaagCGATATACTCAAAAACGACTGAACCAACTTGAGCCACTTTCTGAAATAAATTGGATGGAAAATGAAGAAGGTTAGTTCATCTAACTGTGATATTTGTGGTCTTCACGaagatatttaagattttttggTGGAATGTGTTCATAACGGAGAAAAGAGAAAGAAGTAATagtaaactttaatttaattttaagttctgttaaaaaatttcgaaaatataTTAGCGTAGaaactatttttacaatatttacataataaacatttagaTTACTACGCCTTATTTTACTAAATCTGTTCCTTATGAATGAAAGGCGTGTATTTTGCAGTATATCCAAGTGAATATCGACGAATATCGAAAGATATCAAGTCTGAATCTATCAAACGGTATTAATGTGAGTTTggacatacaatttttttactacgtGTCTGATGAACCATCAAAGCTGAACAGTAGTAAACGCAACCCTGGCGCGTATATATTTCGATCGATTGACAGTCACCCGGAACCAATAATGGAAAACTTTGACATAAATGTTTTGAAGAGCAACGTTGTTAACGAAATTCATTGCAAGTATTCGGAATACGCATCCCTTACACTAAAGCTATACAAAGATAGTCCGGTTGTTGAAATCGATTGGCTCGTTGGCCCAGTACCGATAAGTGATGGTCTAGGAAAAGAGGTTTTTATAAGATACACAACTAATTTGGACAATAAAGGGGCTTTCTATACAGATGCAAATGGGAGACAGATGATAAAAAGGATTAGAGATAGGAGAGCGTTGTATGAGCCGTATAATTTGGATCGTATTGCCGGtgagtcaatttttttttttcattagttaacagttaaattcaaattaaaaacttttttattccggtaaactttaaaagaaattttataattttttatatcatagtGGTTAAGCAGCAACTAATTATAAATGTAGATTTTACGGGAAAGAATTGGCGCGAaactaattattacttttaaaaaaaaatattacatgcatttaaaataaatatttatcattatatttttattttgcgtttcatgatattgtgtttttaataattaaataatatgtactaTTTTTAGGAAACTATTATCCAGTCACATCAAgaatttatatagaagatattCAGAAAAATATTCGTTTTTCGGTATTCAACGATCGTCCCCAAGGCGGTACGTCTCTTCTAGATGGTTCTATAGATCTGATGCTTCACAGAAGAATACTAACAGACGACAGTGGAgtacaaacatttttgaatgAAACGGAAAATGAGGTCAGCATATTCGTACGAGGCACTCACTACTTATACTtaacaaaatcaaattataagaaaaatcgACTATTCGAAAAGAAATTTTCAAAAGAAATCGAACTCAAACCACAAATAATAACATCGAAAATCAATAGAAAAACCGATAAAAATAATTGGattagatttaaaaatgaatttacaaatttaaaaacgaaattGCCATTCGGTGTACACATTTTGACATTACAAAAATGGCGGGCTAATCAATTATTACTGCGTTTAGAAAATTACTTAGAAAAAATCGATGTTATTAACGATGgaattaagaaattatatttaaatgatttattagAGAATATCAAGTTGAAAAATGTTACGGAAACGGTTTTATCAGCGAATATGAATTTGAAGGATTGGACGCCATTACTTTGGCAGACTAACAACAGTTTtgttaagaattttaataatttttatggtgACGATCTTGCTGTATTATCTAACGACACATTAGATGATGTAAGAGATGTTAAATCAAACGAAGCCATATTGTTAGTTCCGCAGCAAATAAGAACTTTTATAATTGATtatgaatatgaaaataattaagaaatgaCTTTCATTTTAAGGTTTTCTAAGTCGTTACTTCTATTGAGAGTTGCAATTACTAATGGAACAAATAATGTCtgtttattttagatatattaatacgctaaggtttaagatttttgcctccctttttagaaaaagcctcgtaattattccacataaattatatatcattttataaataattgcttgctctaccggcatcaataactaaaaaatatgttattgcttttgtttaagaaaaaaattgtaattttgtaaagtgataattattaattcacACATGTATTGCAAGTTTGAGATAATTGTTACAGTATGCTCTGTAAACaacctttatttaattaaataataaaatagttaataaataaaaattattattgttttatctgttatttggtattttaattacaactatttgtaaaaatgaaacatatcttttcaaGTGAGCTAGTCTCTCACCAGCTCACTTgcgtttcaaatatatctccagcTCACTAGGCATATGATTCACTTTCGAGAGACTGACGTACTGAGCGGAAGTAAACGAGACGGAGCTAGTGAGCCTCTTGATCGGACGATGGCGTTTATCAtgcgaaagagagagatagttaGCTATGGCTCTGTATCTATTCATATGTCACAAGGTCATAGACTCAATCGTCTTGCTTTGAACaagcgaaaaagtatttttttgttgacaATGTTAGGTTGCATTTTGGttgcatttataaaattatttcactgagctgaatgagctgaagagctaaatgagtgatatatatcctaagatcaaaatgatatatatatctcTTTTCTTTTCAGTGACATAAACTTCGCATGGCTAATTtgtaatacatatgtatattttatgtgttgTTATTAAATCAAGAAAACTCCTAAACTTCCTAAATTCCTTACATAATACTAGTCAAATAtaggtttaaaaaaatgtaatagtttttttttcaatttcttctTACGATTCAGtcgtaacatcccacagctggacataaaCCTCTTCCTCCGTTTAGGAGAATTATCGGagcttttttaattgttataaattttttttttttcgtttaaaaattgCCTTTAAACCAAATCGAAAGAAAGCAACATTACACTGATTTATCCGAAATAAAATGTAGCAAAGTGGGTCAGAtagttcaaaaataaaacacaatagtcaatatttattttattataatataaagttatcgcaataatataaataatatataaaaagaatataagaTATTGTAACTTACTTAGGCCCTGTTTCACCTTTTGCCATTAAAGCTATCTTAAGAGCGacgtatccaacagataaaagtttggTGTATCTTACTTTTTTACTATCGAATtctaatcactacatagtataaagcAAAGCCCCTTCCTCTAGTTTACTTATAATTGGGATATTTCTATTATaagtgtaaatttaaaatttgtaatttgtaattgaCGTGAAACAGACTCCAATGGTCTATTCCTGCtgttaaattttattcgtaactttttttactataaacttTAAAACCATTGCAACGGGCCTTCagtcttaataataaaaattattaattgttctAAACAGAccttaataataaactaatgaaGTATTCCCTGAACAACCCTTTCCCGAAACAACCCCTAATTTAAAATagacttaaattaaatattaaaaaagatatattaaaaaaatttagcaccacagattaaaacatttttgtcaaCACCTCAGTATGAGTATACcaacattaagaaaattaaggGCCCGCTCCACCAGTTATGGATGACAGATGACAGTAAgcgacagtaaaaagtttttaatcatTTCTTTCGTATCTTTTCTATCACAGGTGACATTGCCGAAATGACAGTGgccctggcacaactgaaagccattaagcgtcagaataattaattaaaaaggttttaattcAATATTCTCTTTTACCGTCTAATTCTAACATATTTAAGAGAAATTTCTATTCGCAGCATTAATCTTTAAGTTGCAGTTTACTACTTTACTttattctacctcccgctgtcaaagtcaatttgtatcgtcatccgtcaaatagcgttacccataactggtaaaacaggcccttaggGTCATTTTTTATCAATCGAATTTGTATgtcaataaatatctatattacaATCTGCTGATAAAGATCCTCGATCGATCAATACTAGTATAACGAAAAacagtacatatatattatatagttcaatattatttaataggaaaatctataaattgtggtgttctgtaatttttttatttatataaaagtacatTATAGCATCTTCCTGATCATGTAGTTCAAGATTCCTCCATTCTTGAAGTAAGTGAGGTCGACTTCTGTGTCGAAACGTACTATAACCTGGAATGACTTCCCGTTGTCAACCTGAAAAGTAcgattattacatatttatatctgatatataaaattctcgtgtcgcggtgtttatagttaaactgctccgaaacggcttgaacgattctcatgaaattttgtgtgcaaattgggtaggtctgagaatcgaacaacatctatttttcatacccctaagttatgggggagGGTGAGGGGGATAAGGTGGTTTATAACgtatacggcaaaacaacgtttgcggggtcaccTACGtaaatttgtgaaaaatatggacaaaaaactttctgaacgcacctgtaaatatttgacaaccaagtgaCAGTTTTTTAGACAAGATATCAAACGTTTCACAGCTAGGAAAATTATGTactggaaaattaaattgtcataaTTAGTATTTtccgttacttattatttatgtttcacGCCGTTTAAACCTTCCCCGaacttccacaaatatttcaTGACCAAAATTAGCCAAATTCTCGAATTTAAGCGAGACAAACCAATagcaattgattttttttttatatatagtataaatcattatcatcatcatcattccagcctattgcagtccactgctggacataggcctccacaagttcgcgccaaaaatgcgtgaactcatgtgtgttgcccatagtcaagacgctgctgcccgtcttcggcctgtgtgtttcaaagccagcggttagatggttatcccgccatcggtcggcttctaaagttccaaggtggtagtgaaacctttttatcccttagtcgcctcttacgacacccacaggaagagagggggtggctatattctttggtgccgtagccacacagcataaatagtataaatagataagttaaaaaatgaaatgatttATTCATCTGTGgggttttaaaaacttaaaacgaAACCAACCTTAACAGTGAGCACTTGATGCGGCACCAAGTCCTCCGGTACGTCGATGGAGTACACCTCGGTGCCCATCAGACCCAGGCTGTCAGCGTTCTGCCCCTCGAGGAACTGGAGCGGCATGATGCCCATACCCACGAGGTTCGAACGGTGGATGCGTTCGAAGGACTCCGCTATCACCGCTTTTATGCCCTGCGGGTGTTTACGAGGGTATATTAGGTTTTTAGcaaggtgcgagcacacattttctttctcccttcctctcatagccagttacgtttcgtatatctaagaaacTGTGCagacctattgtgcagaagttttacttcagtcatgtggtctaaagcacactcgttttttttaatagtaattccaaatcggtggtaacttcacatcattattatcttattaaaatcaatacaactttaatttttaaaactaataattcaAAGGGACTTGTGAAGAAGACTATTTGAatgaagtaaattttatatttttgatttgaattCGACGCTTGAAGACTCCCAAATTATACCGCTCAGAGAAAGTCAGTTAAGGTAAAGGATAACGTGGTTATTGAAATTAAGCTGCTACTACGAAAAATGcatcttgaaattaaaaaaaaaaagtgtgtgtgtgacgcacgactgtctaaatagacacaaaaaaggcttactagtctaagaaaaagattaataccatatcaaaaggtacataaatgaatcaaataacgccatctatcgatcgATGGTAGATAGAAAACGTCGTCCCAAAAGTTTTGCGATAGACGGCGACGTTTTTTTAGTAGTTTAtctttccgatagatggcgttaagaGAAACGTAGAGGTCATTCGTTcctagattttactcctcatgtGTTTTTCATACCGGGTGCCTTAATGAATTTCGATTGTCAAGGAGTTAACTCTAAAACAAACAGTGTCCAACACTCACCAACAAGAATGGTCCCTTGGCGGCCCAGTCCCGACTAGACCCGGAGCCGTAGTCCTTGCCGACTATCGCTATTAGGGGTACGTTTTCCTTCGCGTAACTGGCGagagaaaatacaaaaattaaagtatttaatttcgcagtaaattaaaaaataaattattacataatataattgcgtttgcttacaacattacattgacaagtaatacaactagagttgtcaaaaaaaaatccatcaGCGTCGGAtcacgtcctagctttactaggcagtcacaggatagtcgatttgtagttcgaataataaatcgtaataaatagcataaggcatgggcattttagagcccgtggatgtaaatctatataaataaataaaattggaatgactctttttaatattaaaataaccgctttttaactaaatgcatacggatacGATatggtaaatataccaaaataacattttttacaatttttatctgtctgtctgtttgttccggctaaactctgaagcgactggactgatttcgacgggactttcactggcagctagctgatataataaggagtaacttaggctacttttattttagaaatttatttattttgtaactgcgaactgaacaatattctCTTTTTAATTCCATTcggaagaagtcgcgggcattgctaatttttcaataaaaaaaacgcgggtagtcgaaaaaattagtaatttaaatacgAAATTTCCGATACTAAACACAATCGGCGCAACATAATTTGTCACTGCACACGAAGACGCTCTTGACGCTTGCTATTCGCATCAATACAGTAAACGCGGGTATACTGTTATACCTATATCTCGGTACAGCGAAAAGCGCTGTAAAGCGGCACTTTCTAGCATtactagtgttttttttttttttattaaatttccctccataattttttttcttcttgacACCTTACATCATTTCTTTAGGAgttaacttcaaaaatggaCAAAATTTCAGAAAACAACGAttactttttagctttatatgtTTGACAGTTCACACAACAACTGAAGTAGAGTACATCAGGAagtatcctgctcaaatctggagcagtctcactggggaaatacctcgacctaacagaagatcacaactaaataatactgctttcaagtactCAGCTTCTAAGTttcagtattgtgttcctgttggtgagtaaggtgaccagagctccttggggggattggggattgggtcggcaacgcgcttgcgatgcttctggtgttgcaggcgtctagaagctacggtaatcgcttaccatcaggtgagctgtaagCTTTATTGCCcgcctagtaatataaaaaatccagccctgcggtcaccaacccgcctgcccagcatggtaactatgggcaaaacacataagtttacgccatttttggcacgaacttgtgggcCAGGCCtgggtccagcagtggactgtgatcagGTGCGCTGTAAACTTTATTGCCcgcctagttatataaaaaatccagccctgcggtcaccaatccgcctgcccagcgtggtgactatgggcagcacacatgagttcgccatttttggcgcgaacttgtggaggcctgtgtccagcagtggactgtgataggctgaaatgatgatgatgatgatgatgacccaCCGGTCAGCCGCATCGAATATGTCGAGCACGTCCCCGCTGGGCTGGTGGGTGGTCTGGGGTCCCGGGCGCGGCGCCAGTTTGTTCACGAGGCGGATGTTGGCGAAGGTCCCGCGGGACATCACCGCGTCGTTACCGCGTCGGGAACCGTATGAGTTGAATTCTCGGGGAGTTAGCCTGGAAAAACGGGATATTTGAGAATGGTGGAAGTAGCATTTACTGGCTGAAATCGATAgtgtaacgtgctctccgaggcgtgGGGGGGATTCCCACAGAGACTGACAACTATAATGGatacaaacataatataaatacaaatacctaTTCGAAACGGGTATCGAATCCATGTTCGATGGTGTTATCAACCAGACCAGACCAGAGATGTTATCAACCttcatctaaaaatattttttttcattctcgGGTTCGACTCCAGCACGGtgcaaatatatgtatgtatgtttgtatgtatttgtcATTctacttaaacattt
Encoded proteins:
- the LOC123665851 gene encoding lysosomal alpha-mannosidase-like, yielding MARLRLGLPLAMHPSARQTLDWREGRNRERERIGGVKKEDWSARDRAVIAREAGVAYPYTIPQLPDSILMVLGIYCVMAMDPLLKDLLTPIQQLGERCGYESCPALREGWIYVHIAPHSHAELGYTNTFDEHYTGDDNFFIQSKINMKQVLDATISELWADKRRTFTLSDSELPYFFHWWSRRHDTVRRMVYELIRQGRLMFVGGGWGMADEACSYYQSVIDSFTYSLRKIDSTFLTCGRPLVAWQADTFGHSKEIASLIAQMGYDGLFINPISFDDEIIRMERKGLEFIWRGSDDLGIETDIYTNKLFDGYWSPPGFCFGSMCSDPLLITSDSLFSNVDERVELFIDSIIHRQALSYNTNQVLVVMGQRMGYFNAKIWFDNIDKLIDHVNKKTYRDGRKLHVMYSSPACYLKAVHEENPVLETKQDDFFPLAYDKHSYTSGFFTSRPTFKILVREANIFLQTARQLQVLADLGNNDDFFEEFSWIMGIAQDHNMLSGAMRPYVKEYYTKKLYLAVQGASVLITEAINKFRGSPKTTQYRLCYFNISSCPNTEVENFYIIIYNSLAWPVTMPVRLPILNKKYDVFDPFGNKITAVTTKLSDHIRKIPKRRSKVENELVFIAENIPALGYRSYFVEEVKVNRRKKSLIKKINKNSQKKYFIRQTSKDNLTYFNDDENYEDYDYSKTENNVILGDMSDVKVTEHYMITPTPTRSAQTTKNYDITTLSENVQEVTNANDFIDDKTGDSDSMKYDLDEDSYYSIESNDNFINNKYIQVNIDEYRKISSLNLSNGINVSLDIQFFYYVSDEPSKLNSSKRNPGAYIFRSIDSHPEPIMENFDINVLKSNVVNEIHCKYSEYASLTLKLYKDSPVVEIDWLVGPVPISDGLGKEVFIRYTTNLDNKGAFYTDANGRQMIKRIRDRRALYEPYNLDRIAGNYYPVTSRIYIEDIQKNIRFSVFNDRPQGGTSLLDGSIDLMLHRRILTDDSGVQTFLNETENEVSIFVRGTHYLYLTKSNYKKNRLFEKKFSKEIELKPQIITSKINRKTDKNNWIRFKNEFTNLKTKLPFGVHILTLQKWRANQLLLRLENYLEKIDVINDGIKKLYLNDLLENIKLKNVTETVLSANMNLKDWTPLLWQTNNSFVKNFNNFYGDDLAVLSNDTLDDVRDVKSNEAILLVPQQIRTFIIDYEYENN